A window of Theropithecus gelada isolate Dixy chromosome 8, Tgel_1.0, whole genome shotgun sequence genomic DNA:
CTAACTTAACCTCTCAGTGCCtacatttcctcatctgtaaaataattataatatccatatcatagggttgttgtgaggattcataAATTAATACTTCTAGCATGCTTacaatagtgctgaaataaacataaaagtaaaaaaattacaaaaggcaTTTTATGCTATTagcaaatatttcattataaattctGTATGTAAGAAAACATGTCTCCAATGGTCCTATCTATAAGAATTTATAAATACCCCAGATATCTttcaaaaaggataaaaaaagttTTGGTTCAATAAATTTAAGATGAACCatcattgtttgatttttaaaaatttattccgAGTTTAGGATTAGAATGGATTATCCATCATGatttatgcttttaaatattttggtaaTTTAAAGCATCCTGATGCTGAGCTCCTTAAATATTCATCTACTTCCTAATCAATAATACTTTAGTTCCTAAAATAGATGTGATTTGTTCTGTTTATCATATAGATTGATTTATAAAGTgtactttatttttctgctttacttCTGGACTTACATTActgtttaaaatgaaacaatttgaTCTAAACTAATACAATAAACAAAAGCTTAAGGTGTGTTCCTACATAGACGTATGATAGGCACAGTAGGGAGATGAGTCAGGTGGAATTTCCAGCAGAGTCCCTCAGGAATTGCTTTCTGATCCACAGAGGAGAAGGCCTTATGCCCACAAGAAAATTTATATAGATTATTAAGTGGAAAGACCTATTTAGAAAGAGGCCAAATATGCATTTGAATGCAAAGGAAGTCACAGTATTTGTTCAGAAAACCAAGAGATAGTCAGGGCTTGTGGAAGATTGATGAAGCGGTCTTAATTTTGTTCGAGAGAGACTTTTTTGATAGCCGAGTTGAACTTTTAGAATATATGTTGTGACGTTCTGTTAATTGTGGAAAATTCTTCTGGTTCTAAATGGAAGTTTGGTGTAAACTGATCCTGTTGCTGAAACTCTTAAAGGTCTGTAGGGGTGGGCTACTGATAGCTTCGTGGTAAAAAGAAACTTCGCGTATTTGCCGACAACAAATGTCTCTCAGGCTCAACAGTCGTGCAGATACTGAGAATTCCTCTGGAAATGTGAGGGGAGAATTAGTACTATTTTGCCTATGCACTCGAAACAAGGGACACCATTTAGTGAAAATGTACTTGTCAATCACCGCTAGTCTGAAACTTACCATTTCACAGCATTTGCACTAATAAAGAATATACAAATGAACAGTGCCCTTCTAAAATGCCGTCATCGTTCATTCTTGTCAAAttacactttcctttttttcttttattttaaaagaaaattggccCTGAAACACCATCCAGACAAGAATCCAGATGATCCAGCTGCTACTGAGAAGTTTAAAGAAATCAACAACGCCCACGCAATACTTACTGACATCTCAAAGAGAAGCATATACGACAAGTACGGATCGCTGGGACTCTACGTAGCCGAGCAGTTTGGAGACGAAAATGTTAACACCTACTTCATGCTGTCGAGCTGGTGGGCAAAGGTGAATCTGAATTTCCTTTCTTCACAAACAATCTCCTGTAACACCATGATATTAATCACTCTtttagattccatctcaaaggaaGTCTAACCTTCCTGCTATTAAACTCTGGTAAATAAAAGGAGATACTGCTTCCACTGAGTGCTATTATTTAGGATCATTTCTGGTTTAGCTCAACAAATAATTGTAAGATACAACATGATTTAAAATACTTCTAGACATTAATTATATTTGAATTTGGAGCTTCAGATTAACTCTTTATAATGACTAATTAAGAACTGACTCATTgctcaaaaccaaaaataatttattagtgTGACAAGcgcttaataaattattatagggCAAATTTAGCCATGTCCTTTACTATCTATAGCACAGGCTACATCAGCAAACACAATACTGGGGAGAATGAGTGGTAATTATGTCAGAGACTCACTTGGAGCCTGCTGTGAggtagaggagagagaaatgagggGGAAAATGTGAGAATTTACTAGTGGAGGACAGGGAATTGgaaaggcagagacaggaggacaGAGAGCAAAATGGATACCTAGTCAAGAAAAAGGCGACATTTTTAAGGGCTTAGTGCAATCAGAATTGACTTTTGTGTGGTAAATTTTGTTTGGTTTCCTAGGAATCTCTGATATATATATGTTGGGTGATGGTTTTTACTTGTTTGTGAATATTAATATCCTTATCTTCTGATAAAAGTATATTTACACATGGGTCATACATGTAGTCCATCAACATATTTTGTGGACAGTTCACATTCATATAAGTTCcaatacataataataattattaaatatctaaAAAGACAGGTTTAATAGTAGTATCTGATTGCTATTTTCTTCCACTGAATCTTGCTAAATTGAGTTTTATGTAtgcaggaagagagagaatatgtTTTTGTACATCAGCATGCAAAAGGATTCTTGCAACCTAGCCTAATTTGCTTACTATAGTCTTCAGAGTTCTGTTTCTCGGGGATACCTGGGATTCCCATTTGAAACCCCTTTCTCTATTGTTGAAGACTTAGGGGAGAGACAAGTTCCTGTTGAGAAGATTTGGAATTTGGAGAGTGTACACACTGACAATGTCATTTATGACAATAGATTGAATGTTCATAGGACCGTACAAGCTTTTGTGGGTTTGCTTGGGAACCCAACCTCTGGGCGTGACATTGTTCCATGGGAAGATACTACAGAGGCAGGTCCAGATAATTACACATATCCATCTGATGGCACATCAGGGCCTGCCTgcataaaaatgagaataaatttcCTTGCTCTGGAAGCTGACAAAATTGATCAAAATTAATATGAACAAGCAGAATCTGCCCAGTAGTGTGAGAGATACACAACATAATTCCTGGTGTGGTTCTTTAAACATGAGACCACAAAAAACATATCTTTACCTTCTCCTTGTACCAAAGCCCAGTTTCACGGCACCCATCAGAGTGGCCCTGCATGTAGCAATCATATGTTAAATATGCATGACATGAATGAATCAGTGTACCACAAAGTTAcgtatttgtaaaaatattagaCATCTACCTGTGCCTAGTACTGTACTAAGCACTGTAAGGGATAAAGCAAGGTTATTTCCACAGAAGGCAAACAATCAAGTtggaataaagaacaaaacagtatatgaatgaaaagaaaagttcagaGAAGAGAACAATATGGGAATTGCATAgtagaaacaaaaaagacaaaaataactaaaaaaaggGAGGAGTTTCATGGGGCAATGGCTCAAGAACACTGTACAGGAGGGTGTGGAGACAGTGAGGTGGCGGGTGTTGTAGTTGTTTTCAGAGTGATTTACCTAAGACTACGAAAATGTAAATTCTCTGTAGAGAAGAGATTATATATTTGAGGATGTGACTAAAGCTCCCCTACTCCAAGGCACCAGAGGCTCCACCTCACACCTGGGGCCAGAGTCAGAGATGAAGTCCAGGGCTACGAAGCATAAGTGGGGCAGGTGAGGGCTGTCAGCATTAAAGATTTCTACCTGAAGTTATTGAAGAAGTACTCAGGCACACAAGTCCTCTTTATCCCTCTTGCTCCCTTAATTAGATAAAATCtgtggtttttggggtttttgtttttgtttttgtttttttaagacagtctggctctgtcacccaggctggagtgcagtggccggatctcagctcactgcaagctctgcctcccgggttcacaccattctcctgcctcagcctcctgagtagctggaactacaggcgcccgccatgtcacccggctagtgtttttttttttttttttttttttttttttgtagagacggggtttcaccgggttagccaggatggtcttgatcccctgacctcgtgatccgcctgtctcagcctcccaaagtgctgggattacaggcttgagccactgcgcctggccaaaatctgtgttttaattaGAGGTGTATAAAcccctttctttctatttcaaatTGCATATTTTTGATAAAATCATAAATTGATTTTGCTCAATTCACAAAAGCTGACTTTTTATAACTTCACATTGGAGGAGTTGagagtttcttttaatttttagctatAACAAACAGCGAGCAAACCTTTTATGTTTTGGGGGAAATCCTGCTGCTGTTCACCAGGCAGAGCAAATAATTTGTCTGTTTATTACTTGATACAATCATTAATTCAGCTGGTATTTTATAAGCATCTAACACATATCAGGTACTAAGTCCTTCAGTAGGAGGAACTGAAAGATGACTAGCTGACAGTGCCAGCTTGCAGGAAGCTCATGGTCTAGTCCAATGAGACAGACCTATGAACTGATCAATGTTctaaaaatatcactttaaaaaagCACCAAAGTAGAAGTCTGCATGAAATGCAACTGGGGACAAAGGAGGGAGTCATTGTTTGGGGCAGGATCAGGAAAGATGTCATAGAAGGGATCTTTAAGATGAGTCTTACACACCAGGTGGATATTTTGTTAGGTGACTGGGGAACTGGGAGGTGGACGTCCAGACAGATGAATCCACAGGGAGAGCAGAGCTATAAGGCAAGGAAAGGCAAGAACAGGGCTGTGCTGGTGCAGGGAGGCATTGGCAGAGCCAGATCACTATCATAAGGAACTTGGCTGTATCTCAGAGGCAGGAGCGCCATTGCATGGGTTCAAGAGAACATGTATTTCAGCAAGTTCACTCTATCAGCAATGCACAGCATGGATTTGAGGGAGGCcagaggggaggcagggaggccagttGGGAGGCTGCTGAAGTGTCCAGACTAGACATACTGAAGGTCTGTTCTGAAGCCCTGCTGGCCAGGATAAAAGCATGAGGGAGGATATAAGAGACTTGAGGAGAGAAGCTCTCCAGGACTTGGTGACCAGTAGGAATGTGAGTGTAGGAGGGGGAGGTATTGGAAAGTTCATTCTTTATCATTCTGGTGAGGATGATTCAGTTCCTCTGGGCAGGGGGCTTGCTAACTCATTTGACCTGCAGAggttttgttggttggttttttggtttttgtcttgcTGTGCTCTGCTCTTAATAATGATCACCATATAgcttaagaataaaaaaagaaactccatacttTATTACTTTGGCTACAAGTAATTTCCTCTGGGTCTAATTTATTAGGCAAAACTTTACCAGGAAATTGATTTCCAAGGAAGTGAAATCGTTCTTATGTGGAGTAAGGATGAGGGTGAAGATGTGGCCTGTGGGGTGAACTGTGAAGTCTTCAGGTCTCTGGGGGTAACTGGGTGCAGACTTGATTTCATGGGTTCTCCCCTCACCGCATCACCCCTTATCCTTATTTTGCTTTGCCTCTGTTTCCCTAGGCCCTGTTTGTCATCGTCGGCCTCTTGACAGGCTGCTATTTTTGCTGCTGCCTGTGCTGCTGCTGCAACTGCTGCTGTGGGCATTGCCGGCCCAAGTCATCAGTGCCAGAAGAGGACTTCTACGTGTCCCCAGAGGATCTGGAGGCACAGATCAAATCCGACATGGAAAAAGGTGGGGTACAATGAGAGCAGAGGTAGTGAGTGTCCATTCATAGGCCTGAGCAAGCACCAGGTCCCACAGAGACAGCTATCACTATAGTAGGAGAGCTCCCACAACCAAATGGTTGGAACCTCACAGACTGTCAGCTTTGGTACAGCTTCTGGGGAGAATGAAAAGACCGATACCTTTACCAGGCATAGAGAAAAGCAGTTCCTGATgtcattagaaagaaaaatcatgaaatatGCTGATGATGAAACAAAGGAAATACAATTCAGGTCTCATTACAAGAGAGTGAGCACTGGATTCAGGGAGGATTGGATGAAAATGCTCAGGGCAGAACCAAGGTAGAAATTttttgcagaaaaagcatttcagcCGATTCCTTTAGGATCCTCTTTGCAATAGAAGGAAGTGGGCATCAAAAAAAGTCACCAACCCTTgactttgcttctttttaatgACTTGATTATGAATTTGGGTGAACTAGCAGAGAGAAGTCCTTCTTTACCTGAAATGTAGCTTCTTTCAGGAGTAGCCTCAAACCAGCATCAAGGATGGGACTATTTGCTTTGCTAACCCACCTCCGTATGTCCATGTGTATGCATGACTGTGATGTAGTACTTGATTCTTCAAGTTCATTCtatccagaaatgaaaaaaatttaaaagtttaaagaaagatGAGAGCTCACGGATTCGCAGCACCAGGAATACTTTATGGCCTCTGGGCAATGCCTTTGTTTAAAGAAGCTGGGGTCAGACCTGCCATTGTCCCACTCCACCTTACAGCCAAGATCCTCTTGTCATTCTCTCCCATTGTTCTCTCTCATAGTTATCCTGGAGTACAGACTTCATTACTGAATCCTCAAAAAAACCTAGACAGCCAAATAAAAGAATTACTTGATAATTCAGACAGTGGCCCATTTCTATCAGAACCGCTAAAATTAGGAACAGTTTACTTTTCTGGACTATATTGTACTCTGATTTTTTTGATCAAACTGAAATGGAAATTCCAGGTCATCTAGCATCAGAGACCAGTTAAAGACTTCCACACACGTTTTATTCCCTATGAAATGCAGTGCTAAGTAATATCCAGGTATTAACCACCCTGACTCTAGCTCAGAGGAAGGGGTCTTCAATCATGTGAATTGTGCAGACTCCCAGACTCTTTCAGGATTGGGAGCTCAGAGAGGACAGAAGGGGTTTTCTTGAAACCTGGGACCCCTTGCTGTGGGGACCTATAGGTGGCCAGTCCAGCAAACAGAGGTGGTGTTCTGACCATTTTTTATTACTGACCTTGACGCTAAATTGTGGGCCCATGGTGAAGCCGAATTATAACTCTCCTTTCCTTTATTTGAGATATAAAAGGACGAATTAATCTTTTAATGTGGGCATATACACCAAGAAGACCAAGCAAGCAGGATTACAAGTAAATGGGTTAAGGAGTAATGTATGCATGGAATATCTGTTTCTTCAGGAAAAGGTCCATGACGTTGACACAGCTTGCCTAAGAATGACAATCCTAGGGTCTGAATCCCATCTGCTCTTGTGAAGGAGAGAAACTGTTACAAGATTATGTCAGGGATTGCTAGCCCCATAGACCACAGGATCTCCCATAACATCCATCAACCCAGCCCAGCACTCAGTCACTGACAGAGGACCAGAAGACACAGCAAGATAGGGGAGTATCTTCAACATCCTCCACTGGGTCAACCTAACTGAACTTTTCCTTTACAGTGGGAAAACCAAACCTAGGTGAATTGAACTTAGATATCCCCCAATCCAGTGTTTCACACTTCTCTGAACAACCTCAGTCTTCCCtgtttaaaattagataaaaactCCACCAGGTCATTTCAGGAGACCTTCTTTGTggaagatttcttttttggaacAGAAATCCATACTAGGTGCCAGATTCTACCCAGATTTCCTCCCTGCTGGGTGATTGGTGATGAATCTACATGTCTCTCACTGTGCTCAGCTCTGACACCCCAGAGCTACCAATTCCATCACAGAGGTCAGATCTTGGACAAAGTAAACCATGATCCTGTTTGACTATGTTATTAAGAATTCTTAACCAAAAGGAAAAGCTTTatcttatttctaaatatttgacaGCTCATATGCAGGGATCCAGATTTTGTGGGACTTGAAATTTACACAATCTGGGCAaacctctttaagaaaaagaacacaaaattaaaTCTGAAAGTGAATATATAtgtagaatgagaaaaagaaatcacaacaaattgcAAGGCTTAAATACTTAAGGATACCATAAATGtcacaaaatctagaaaaatagCAATTGTTTAATTAACTCTCTGGTACACCTCTGCAATATGCTTCCCCTGAGGTTTTGCAGCTACACATCCATTGATTGCTTCTTCATATTAATAGAGCAATAATtttgtagtattttctttttattttctttttcttgagatgaagtctctgtgttgcccaggctggagtgcagtggaagatctcggctcactgcaacctctgcctcccgggttcaagcatttctcctgcctcagcctcctgagtagatgggactacaggcatgtgccaccacacctggctaattttttgtgtttttggtagaaatggggtttcactgtgttagccagaatggtcttgatctcctgacctcgtgatcctcctgccttggcctcccaaagtgttgggattacaggcgtgagtcaccacgcctggccattttgtaatattttctatgaaaaaaaaatagaaaaatctgccTTTCCTCTAGCATGTTTGATCAAAAAGTTTTATTACTGGTAAattagaaaagtttattttagcTTTATGACTCATTATTGATAATGTTGTCTACATTTTTAGGGATTGTTGTCAAATTCAGGAAAACACctgtataatttatttcatatagaAGATGTAAGATTTGGAGGAATTTTCCACAGAACACCTTTGATTTTGTACATTTCAAACCTTGTTGTCCTTACTCCATCTAATACTCCCAGCATCAGAGCCCAATGGACACATTCACATTGTGTAACATCACCTCTGGTTTCGATTTTCATGTCCCCTCAGCAAGTGAATTGGCACAGTGAGCTGTAGGAGTCTACCTAAAGCCATTTCTGCACTCGTAGGGCTAACAGTAATTAACTACACACAGAGTTGCTGCAAACCACAAAAACATATCCCACTAAATTCAACTGAAACCTAACCCTAACTCTTTATCCCCTTAATCAAATCCCCAAAATGTCTACAGTTCCTCTGTTGCCATTCATCAGACAGAGAAATGTGACAGAAGGGAAGTCAAAGTGGAAAGAGATGTTTTTGTTGATTGTGgccaaaatatctttcttttgcaaattacAAAAAACATGAATACATCGTTAGGGCCCCAATAGGCCCTTGGAAGGCTGTGCACAGGTGAGGATCCTTGAGCTTAAGTTTTATTAACTGTGCAGTAAATCCAGCACTGTTCTTGGATCTACCCTTTCCTTTTAAGGAACTGTGCCTTATTTGCAGTTAGTTGTATTAGCTAGATTCACGTTTGTACTCCATTAACCCAGAGTTCAGGCTGGTTAAGAATGAAAATCAGACTTCATCTGAAGACTAAGCTTTCTGGACTGTGGTCCATTAAATGGACTGCACTTGCATCTGCTCTGCAAAAGAAGGGAACCCACGTAAGGTTCTTTAAGAAAATACACTTGAAAGAGTCTACTAGCCACTTAAAAATCAAGTGACTCAAGACAAAGAATAAACAGCATTCATCAAGGTTTAAATCCATTAGAAGGCACTGGTATGACATTAGGGATTTAAGAATCTTATTTTAGTGATtctaaaacttaatttaaaaatggcaaactttttgggaggccgagacgggtggatcacgaggtcaggagatcgaaaccatcctggctaacacggtgaaaccccgtctctactaaaaaatacaaaaaactagccgggcgaggtggcgggcgcctgtagtcccagctactcgggaggctgaggcaggagaatggcataaacccgggaggcggagcttgcagtgagctgagatccggccactgtactccagcctgggcgacagagcgagactccgtctcaaaaaaaaaaaaaaaaaaaaaaaaaaaaaaaaaaaaaaaaaaaaaaatggcaaacttTTTCTTACTTGGGGAATCCTTCATTCTTAGGTAGGGTTTAATCATAAAATCTTAGGATTTTAGACTTGGGAGGAATCTGAGGAATCAACCCTCACCTCTGCATGGCTTTTCCAGCCAGCTGCTCATTTGAAAGCTGCCTGTGGTTTAGGACTTTGTTTATAAGTAAGAGATGCCCATAAAAACTCAACCACCAAAGGAGGGCGTAGAGTCCACATTAACTCTACAGTCCACCCTCAGGCACCACTCAAGGATACCAAAACACAATTACATTTACACAATttttgtgtaaattttttttgttttacaaaagtgTGGTATCCACATATTATTACGcccttttcctgcttctttgcagaggaaaatttttatgaaatcatATTTATcagttctttttaaattgattgtGCTTTATTTTGGTGTTATGTCGACAACTCAGACTACCTTTTTGTCATAAAGactttctccaatgttttctaaaagtttttgagttttatgtttaacatttagatctatgacccattttgagttaattttcatataaggtgtgaggtttaggtccagactcttttttttttccttgaatatgGAATCTAATTTTTCTAAGACCATTTGCTGAAAATGGTCTATGTATCCTCTACATGGCTTCTACCATGTATCCTTTGTTCATTGAATTGTCTTTCCCTctttgccaaaaatcagttggccagggtcgggcagggtggctcacatctgtaattccagcactttgggaggctgaagctggcggatcgcttgaggccaggagttcaagaccagtctggccaacacagtgaaaccctgtctttactaaaaatacaatgattagccgagcatggtggcaggtgcctgtaatcccagctaatcaggaggctgaggcacaagaattgcttgaatctgggaggcagaggttgcagtgagcagagattgagccactgcactccagcctgggcgacagagcaagactctgtctcaaaaaaaaaaaaaaaaaaggtcatattTCTATGGACCTATTCCTGTATTCTCTAGTCCATCCCATTGATCTATGTGTAGGAATCTACCTAAAGTCATTTCTACACTCGTAGGGCTAACAATAATTAACTACACACAGAGTTGCTGCAAACCACAAAAACATATCCCACTAAATTCAACTGAAACCTATCCCTAACTCTTTATCCCCTTAATCAAATCCCCAAAATGTCTACAGTTCTTCTGTTGCCACTCATCAGACAGAGAAATGTGATCTCATCAATTCCACACTGTCTTGCTATCTTGCAGCTTTAAAGTAAGccttaaaatcaggtagtgtgattcttccaactttattttttttttcaaaaattgttttggctcttcTAGTATCTTTGCtttgcatataaattttagaatcaagttGTATCTACAGAAAAATcctgctgggatttttattgaaattgcattaaatttgtagatcaGCTTggaaagaattgacatctttactatgttgaatatcTATCACACAGTATGTATCTCTACTTACCCAGGTctcatttgatttctttcatgAACATTTTGTAGCTTTCAGCATACAAAGCTAGTATGTCTTGTTAAATGAGTAcgtaagtatttcattttggagaGAGCTATTGTAAGTGGCgttggttttaattttgtttgcagTTGTTCTGTGTTGCCTTTGtatcccatgtctttgctaaaCTCATTTAACAGTTTGGATTTTTGTGAGTGTGTaaattccttgggattttctatgcAGACAATTATATCATCTACaa
This region includes:
- the DNAJC5B gene encoding dnaJ homolog subfamily C member 5B, which encodes MACNVPNQRQRTLSTTGEALYEILGLRKGASNEEIKKTYRKLALKHHPDKNPDDPAATEKFKEINNAHAILTDISKRSIYDKYGSLGLYVAEQFGDENVNTYFMLSSWWAKALFVIVGLLTGCYFCCCLCCCCNCCCGHCRPKSSVPEEDFYVSPEDLEAQIKSDMEKDVDFPVFLQPTNANEKTQLIKEGSRSYCTDS